A stretch of DNA from Staphylococcus equorum:
AACTAACTGCTACCAAGGGGGCATATAATTACTATAGCTTCCAAGGTATACGTTCCACGAACAACGCAAGTTTACATGTAACTTCAGTTAACTTTGATGAACCTATTATAGAAGATATGCAACAACAAGTATCAAATTCTGTCATGATTCATGGTGCAAACGGCGATGCACCTATCGTTTATATTGGTGGTAAAGATGATGCTTTAAAAGCGTCTATCGAAGAACAATTAGAGCTTAAAGATTTCGATGTACAAACATCCCCTAGTCATTTAGAAGGTGAAGCTGACGAAAATATTGTCAATAAAAACAATCAAAATGCAGGTGTACAGTTAGAATTAACGACTGGATTACGACAATCCTTTTTTAACAACCAAGACCTAACTATGAATTCTAGGCAAGATCAAAGTAATTGGAGCTTTGCAATGTATGACTTTGCTCAAGCAATACAAACAGCAATACATGAACATGAATAATTTCATTAAAAATTCTCTTTTAAGCTAACATAAAAACGCAGTCGCTTTTTTAACTCAAACGACCGCGTTTTTTATCATTTATTTTCCGAATTTTATTACGTTTCATCTTCAACCACTTTATTTTTAGCAGCAGGATAGCCAAAAATAAAGATTAAAATGGACATAATGATTAATGCGACAACACCTGAATTCCAACTTCCAGTTGCATCATACAGATAACCAATTAGGAATGGTCCAATTGCAGCAATTAAATAACCGACAGATTGTCCAAACCCTGAAAGTGATATACTGCCTTCACTTGTATTCGCACGAATCGAGAAGAATGTCATACATAAACTGAAACATGCCCCCATAGCTAAACCTGCAATCACAATACCAATAATCAATAGCACGAGTGATTGTGTAAAGAACAGACTAAATCCGATTAAGAATAATATTGTAATAATCACGACTAAAATACGTTGATCTTTCAACTTAGAAGCAACAATTGGAAATATAAAAGTCATAGGAACTTGAGAGAATTGATTTAACATCAATAAATAGCCTGCTGTGGTGGGTTCTAACCCTCTATCTATGAGAATTGAAGGCACCCATGCAACCATCGTATAGAACACCATCGATTGAAATCCCATCGTCAATGCGACCATCCACGCTAATTTAGACTTTACAATATTTACTTTTTTTGAAGTCTTTAGTTTCGACTGATCCACTGTCGCTTGTTCCAATTTGGCACCTGTACGTGCTTTAGGTATCCACAACAATAACGCAATTACACCAAAGATAATCCAAAAAGATAATGACAATCTAAATCCTATAGGTGATATTTCGGATAATGGAAAACTTAATCCCCCACCTAAGCCAGCTGTAAAATTCATCGTCCCACTATAAATACCTGTCGCTAATCCAATTTGCATTGGAAAATACCATTTAACATAACTTGGTAAGACGACATTCCCAAATGCAATGGCAATACCCAGCAATAATGTCCCAATAATAAACAAATTAAAGTCACCAGCGATACGTAAAAACAACGCAACAATCAATAATATCGTAGAGTAAAATATCGTGCGCGACATCGTTAAGCGTGACGTAACTTTAGAGACAAGTGGTGATACAATCGCAAAAATAATCAGTGGTATAGTAGTTAAAATACCCGCTACACTATTATCAATTTCCATCACTTGTTTAATCTCTTCGATTACAGGACCTACAGAAGTAAGTGGCGCTCTTAATGTCGAAGCTATAAAAACAATAGCTATAATAACGCCCCAACGCTCATTAATTCTGTGTGTACGATAAAGTTCCGACATCTTACCCCACCTTTCTACAATAACTTAATTTTAACTCACCATATTTTAAAATCTTATATACTCTATATCATTCAATGTTACTATATTCATTTTAAAATAGCTTCTTTTATTAAAATAATCGCAGTCAATTTACCAACCAGTAAAAAGTATTATAGCGACCTATTTATACTATTGCTAATTACGTTACTACAATACTAAATATATTTAAAGATGATAAATTTTTAATTATAGAACTACTTTTGTAAAATGAATAGATACATGAGAAACTAAGCTATAAGATACATGACACATTTATACATATCTATATATGAGTAAATGGTAATAATATAATTTTGAATTAAAAAAAACTATGATAAAGGTTGATATCAATGACGGAAATTTGTTTTATTAGACACGGGGAAACAGACTGGAATACAGCAGGGAAATTACAAGGTCGCACAGACGTACCATTAAATAACACAGGCGTTAAACAAGCCGAAGCATGCAGCAAATTTCTAAATCATTCAGAATGGGATATTATCATCACGAGCCCATTAGCGAGAGCGAAAAAGACAGCAGAAATTATTCAGCAACAACTCACTATACCTTTGATAGAAATGGAGGCCTTTATTGAAATTTCATTCGGCGATGCTGAGGGATTATCAACAGAAGAACGTACAGCGTTATATCCCGATCGACTTTACCCAAACAAAGAACAAGCACACGTCGTAACAGATCGCTTTCTTAATGGGATAAACTCAGTTATAGAACAGTACAAAGATCAAAAAATTCTAATTGTCTCTCATGGCGCATTTATTAAAGCAGTATTTTCTTACTATTCTAATGGAGAAATCAGTACTGATTCACCAAGGTTGTCTAATGGCAGTCTAAGTACCCTTAAACTAACGAATAAACAAGCTACAATTTTAAATTATAATGAAGCGGCACATTTACCATCGCATTCTTCACTAGGAAAAAAGTAGCAGTCATTTTATAATTATTATGAATAATATATCTTGTAAATGAACTACTTTAGTTAAATGAATTTTATATCTTTAACGGTTAATTATAACTTTTTGTTATGATTAACCGTTTTTTTATAAAGTCCATGACAATATTTGAGAGCAGTAAGTAGATTGAATGAATATAGCGTTTTAAAAATAATTCAAAGAAAATTTCTAAAATGTGAACTCTATCTAAAAAGAAAACGTATATTTATTGAGTCAAATTAAAAAGGGGGCTAGTTGTGTAAGCTTATTTTGGATTTAATTTGGTAGTTAAAATCTAATGAGAATTAAGGTTAGACAACATGAATTACTTTAAAAACTAAAAATAGGGGTGAAGCTTTATGAATAAAAAATTATTAGTATTATCATCAACAGTCGCAGCTACAGGTTTTTTATTAGGAGCAGGAAATGGCGTAATTGGAAATAACACTGCACATGCGGACACAATGAATTCTCAAGAAAATAACATGAACAACAATATGCAACAACAAGCCATACCAATGGAACAAGACATGAATGATATGCAAGGTAATATGAATCACAGTGATATGCCAATGGAACAAGACATGAATGATATGCAAGGTAATATGAATCACAGTGATATGCCAATGGAACAAGGCATGAATGATATGCAAGGCAATATGATGAACAGCAATATGGAAGAAACTATGATGCCATATTATAATTACACTGGCTACACAACATATGATGGTCATTTCACTCAAGATTATGATTTTGTAAGAGCGTTAAAATACGATAACGTAATGATTGATGGGTACAAAGTTAACACTGCAACAAATGATAAAGACGTGTCTACAAGTAAAAAAGTGAATGACACAATGGTTGATATGAATAAAGATGGCCAAGTCGTTAATATCACTTTTGATACTAAAGCCGATACGGTAAGCAAAGCAATGTTCAAAGAAGCACATATGTCTAACCATATGTCTGACGAAGGACAAACAGAAAACGGCTCATATATGACTTATGAAACAAATAATGGCATGTATACAGCACACTTCGACGAACAAGGATATTTAATGAAAGTAATGATAAGTTAATAAATAGTAACAAAAAAGGACCTGATTATAGGTCCTTTTACTATGCCAACAAAGTCAGCGACTTTGTTGGCACATTTTTATGTTTTATATGATAAATGATTGTTAGGGAGCAAGATAGAAATCTAATTTTTCTAATAATATTTCGACGTATGAGCCCACCTCGGCAAAGCCGACTATAAAATGGAACTCAAGCGTTGAAGATTTTGTATAATAATTACTTGTCTTCATAAATGCAATAGTAGTTTTTTTAAAGACTTGGTATAAGCGCATTTTCAATTCATTCAGCCACTGCCAATTAAGTTAAATTATATCCATTTGTAGTATTTCTTCTATATATGATTGATCATCATGGTCATACTTACTACCTTTAAAGTTTTGCGGTTCATTAATACCAGTAAGCAAGATGACCTCATTATTGCTATCTGTAGCATATAATAGCTCTCGTATACCTTCCTTTCTCGAGCATCCATTTAAAACCACACTCTTTTTATAACTATCAGGTAAATGCTGATTCATAAATTTGATAATAAGTTTAGGATCTACATACCCTACTTGCTCTGCAGCCAGCATCAACTTATGAACACCATCAGGAAGATCATCGACAGTCAAAGCGATTTTATCAAAACCTCTTAAGCCTATACCAGTAATCATCGTATTTAATTTTTTTCCAATACTGTCCGTATAGTTTAAAGCATTGTTTACTGATTCTCTAACTGCTAAAGCTGTATGTGCAAAATCTAAAATAATCGTATATGCACCTATGTCAATAATTTGAAAACGATGTAAAG
This window harbors:
- a CDS encoding poly-gamma-glutamate hydrolase family protein, translating into MTELMEDTEEGSDWEITYNNNQSNALIAAIHGGNIEPGTSEVAKLTATKGAYNYYSFQGIRSTNNASLHVTSVNFDEPIIEDMQQQVSNSVMIHGANGDAPIVYIGGKDDALKASIEEQLELKDFDVQTSPSHLEGEADENIVNKNNQNAGVQLELTTGLRQSFFNNQDLTMNSRQDQSNWSFAMYDFAQAIQTAIHEHE
- a CDS encoding CynX/NimT family MFS transporter — encoded protein: MSELYRTHRINERWGVIIAIVFIASTLRAPLTSVGPVIEEIKQVMEIDNSVAGILTTIPLIIFAIVSPLVSKVTSRLTMSRTIFYSTILLIVALFLRIAGDFNLFIIGTLLLGIAIAFGNVVLPSYVKWYFPMQIGLATGIYSGTMNFTAGLGGGLSFPLSEISPIGFRLSLSFWIIFGVIALLLWIPKARTGAKLEQATVDQSKLKTSKKVNIVKSKLAWMVALTMGFQSMVFYTMVAWVPSILIDRGLEPTTAGYLLMLNQFSQVPMTFIFPIVASKLKDQRILVVIITILFLIGFSLFFTQSLVLLIIGIVIAGLAMGACFSLCMTFFSIRANTSEGSISLSGFGQSVGYLIAAIGPFLIGYLYDATGSWNSGVVALIIMSILIFIFGYPAAKNKVVEDET
- a CDS encoding histidine phosphatase family protein, which gives rise to MTEICFIRHGETDWNTAGKLQGRTDVPLNNTGVKQAEACSKFLNHSEWDIIITSPLARAKKTAEIIQQQLTIPLIEMEAFIEISFGDAEGLSTEERTALYPDRLYPNKEQAHVVTDRFLNGINSVIEQYKDQKILIVSHGAFIKAVFSYYSNGEISTDSPRLSNGSLSTLKLTNKQATILNYNEAAHLPSHSSLGKK
- the isaB gene encoding immunodominant staphylococcal antigen IsaB family protein, which translates into the protein MNKKLLVLSSTVAATGFLLGAGNGVIGNNTAHADTMNSQENNMNNNMQQQAIPMEQDMNDMQGNMNHSDMPMEQDMNDMQGNMNHSDMPMEQGMNDMQGNMMNSNMEETMMPYYNYTGYTTYDGHFTQDYDFVRALKYDNVMIDGYKVNTATNDKDVSTSKKVNDTMVDMNKDGQVVNITFDTKADTVSKAMFKEAHMSNHMSDEGQTENGSYMTYETNNGMYTAHFDEQGYLMKVMIS